Genomic segment of Fibrobacter succinogenes:
GCTGCAAGGTCTTTGGCGATTACTTCCACACGTATTATTACGACCGTTCCATTCAAGACGGCTATACGCTAAAGATTATCCGCGAAGATATCGAAACCAGTTACCGCAAAAAACTAAACGATGCTTACGAAAGCGTGCAGAAACTGGTGGAGAAGGGTTCTGTCTCAAAGGACATGATTATTCGGCACCCCACATACGTGAAGGCGTTGCTCCGCTACATCATCAATGATTTGGTGAAGTTCCGTGCCATGCAGGGCGACAACGACCTTGGCGGCATGATTATTGCTGAATCTTCGGAACAGGCTCGAAACTTGTACAAGTTCTTCAACGAGATTCAGGACGAACTCAATCAAAACCGCATCCAGAAAATCAACTTGAAAGCGGGATTGATTCTCTTCGATAGCGACGACAAGGAAACCCGCAAGCAGATTATCAGCGACTTCAAGAAGAACTACACGATTGATATTCTGATTGTTTACAACATGTTGCTGACGGGCTTTGATGCACCGCGTCTTAAGCGTTTGTATTTCGGTCGCAAAATCGAAGATCATAATTTGTTGCAGGCAATTACACGCGTAAACCGCCCGTACAAGAATATGAAACGCGGGTTCCTGATTGACTTTGCCGACATCAAGAAGAATTTTGACGAGACCAATGCCGCATATTTGCAGGAACTGAACCGCTATAATGATGCCGATACTGACCCAGACGATAACTTGCCCGACATGTACAATCAAGTCATGGAAGACAAGGATGCCCTTATCAACCACATGAAGGTGGCACGTCAGGCTCTGTTCTGTTATACCACCGACAACGCGGAAGTTTTCTCTACAGAGATTTCTAGCCTTGAAGACAAGAAGGTTTTGATTGAACTCCGCAAGGCCTTGGAACTCGCCAAGGATGCCATGAACCTTGTTCGTACTTTCGGTGACGATGCCCTTAAAAAGGATTTTGAAAAGCTGAACATCGAAAAGTTGCCGCTCATGCTTTCGGAAGTGAACCACCGCATTGCGATGATTAACCAGAAAGAGGCTTGGACCAACAGCGAAGCGACTCAGTTTGCCGTGAACGAAGCCATGATGAACATCGAGTTCAACTTTAGCTGCATTGGCACAGAAGAACTGAAAATCATCGACAACGGCACGGAACTGCGTGAAAAATACAAGCGCGCACTCCGCGGATTTCTGGATAACTTCGACCACGAAGACCCTGTGTTTGTTGAATTGGAACAGGAGTTCAAGCGCATCTTTGACAAGCACGGCTTTACCCCGGAAAACCTTGCCGTTTATAACGAGCAGAACCAGGCGATGAATGACATTCTCAAACGCCTAGAAGAACTCCGCAAGGCAAATGAAGCCCTTTTGCGTAAGTATAACGGTGACACGAAATTTGCCTACGTTCATAAGCGTATTCGCGAAGAGAACAAGGCCCGCGAACCCAAGCACCAGGCACCGATTATCTCGAAGTTCGACGAAGAAATCGTGCAGGCTCTCTTGACTATCAAGGGTACGATTGACGCAAAAGTTTTTGACCGCAACGACATCCTCAAACAGGACGCCTACTTTGGCAAGACCGTGATGAAAGAAATTGCAGACGGGCTTGCGCATTTTCCGCAAATCAAGCCCGAAATGCCCGATTACCTGTTTATCCAGCAGCGCATCGCCAAGCAGTACATAAACCAGTATAACGCCTACTACGGAAATTAAATGAACATCAAAGACAAGACCATTGCCCTTATTGACTCTCTCAAGGCCACTTGCCAGACATA
This window contains:
- a CDS encoding type I restriction endonuclease subunit R, producing MPNLFTEATRVQLTAIQHLARIGYTYLGKISESGATPAIPYDPETNILVDIFAEQFKKLNPAATVSAQSVLSDIQKELDDDDLGQQFYRRLTSYSPLRLVDFEHPENNTYHCTAEFTCKNGDESFRPDITLFVNGLPLVFIEVKKPNNVGGMVAESKRMNDERFPKKKFRRFINITQLMIFSNNMEYDAKGGVVPIEGVFYCTTAKNEARFNCFREENPKRAAIAPFHANYPYLPIPADLEKRVLMDFNVPVLKENPEYKTNLDINTPTNRVLTSMVSPERLLFLLKYGIAYLHVEKEKDGQIESRHEKHIMRYQQFFAAMIIREKLAAGATSGIVWHTQGSGKTALSYHLSKVLKDYYAKQNKVAKFYFIVDRLDLLEQATEELSNRGLKVTTANSRTELMEQFRTQQALQGNAGVDEITVVNIQKFENDTEKVEIPNYATNLQRVFIMDEAHRGYKPGGCFLSNLFNADKNAIKIALTGTPLIGSEKASCKVFGDYFHTYYYDRSIQDGYTLKIIREDIETSYRKKLNDAYESVQKLVEKGSVSKDMIIRHPTYVKALLRYIINDLVKFRAMQGDNDLGGMIIAESSEQARNLYKFFNEIQDELNQNRIQKINLKAGLILFDSDDKETRKQIISDFKKNYTIDILIVYNMLLTGFDAPRLKRLYFGRKIEDHNLLQAITRVNRPYKNMKRGFLIDFADIKKNFDETNAAYLQELNRYNDADTDPDDNLPDMYNQVMEDKDALINHMKVARQALFCYTTDNAEVFSTEISSLEDKKVLIELRKALELAKDAMNLVRTFGDDALKKDFEKLNIEKLPLMLSEVNHRIAMINQKEAWTNSEATQFAVNEAMMNIEFNFSCIGTEELKIIDNGTELREKYKRALRGFLDNFDHEDPVFVELEQEFKRIFDKHGFTPENLAVYNEQNQAMNDILKRLEELRKANEALLRKYNGDTKFAYVHKRIREENKAREPKHQAPIISKFDEEIVQALLTIKGTIDAKVFDRNDILKQDAYFGKTVMKEIADGLAHFPQIKPEMPDYLFIQQRIAKQYINQYNAYYGN